Proteins encoded by one window of Cylindrospermum stagnale PCC 7417:
- a CDS encoding helicase HerA domain-containing protein: MTNHMNSGQPLGSVIQGSLTGGLEVRLHPDISVEDMRVGKFLVVQGTRSRFFCMLTDVALGAANARITANPPSWEDTFLREVLAGSGTYGMINLAPMLMFTPETEESFSSTNGKALNPFVPSMTGLASFVPQTSTTMELLPVKTIPSHFSQVYEASEEDFRRVFGWEDDPHRRNFSIGKPLDMDVPVCIDLNRFVERSNGVFGKSGTGKSFLTRLLLAGVIRKNAAVNLIFDMHSEYGWEAVAEGKEVNTVKGLKQLFPGKVEVYTLDPESTKRRGVRDAQELYLSYEQIEVEDIKLCSRDLGLSEAALDNANILYSEYGKSWIVQLLNMTNEEIEMFCDEKRGHKGSIMALQRKIFRLDSLKYMRAACPQNYITKVLQSLEAGKNVVIEFGSQSNLLSYMLVTNMITRRIHEHYVKKADKFLQSKNPLDRPTPLMITIEEAHRFLDPAVVQSTIFGTIARELRKYFVTLLVVDQRPSGIDNEIMSQIGTRITALLNDDKDIDAIFTGVSGAGSLRSVLAKLDSKQQALILGHAVPMPVVVRTRPYDAKFYAEIGDQIWEEKSDAEVFAAAELAKADLGF, from the coding sequence ATGACTAATCACATGAATTCTGGACAACCATTAGGTTCAGTCATCCAAGGTTCTCTTACTGGGGGGTTAGAAGTCAGACTACACCCGGATATTTCTGTAGAAGATATGCGGGTGGGTAAGTTTCTGGTGGTGCAAGGGACGCGATCGCGTTTTTTCTGTATGCTGACAGATGTGGCCTTGGGAGCCGCGAATGCGCGAATTACCGCTAATCCCCCAAGTTGGGAAGACACTTTTTTGCGAGAAGTTTTAGCCGGCAGCGGTACCTACGGCATGATTAATCTGGCGCCAATGTTGATGTTTACCCCCGAAACCGAAGAATCTTTCTCCTCAACAAATGGCAAAGCGCTCAATCCCTTTGTACCGTCAATGACTGGTTTGGCATCATTTGTGCCCCAAACCAGTACAACGATGGAACTGCTGCCTGTCAAAACCATTCCCAGCCATTTTAGCCAAGTTTACGAAGCGAGTGAAGAAGATTTTCGCCGAGTTTTTGGTTGGGAAGATGACCCCCACAGGCGGAATTTTTCTATTGGTAAACCTTTGGATATGGATGTGCCAGTTTGTATCGATTTAAACCGCTTTGTCGAACGTAGCAACGGCGTATTTGGTAAATCTGGGACTGGTAAATCCTTCCTTACCCGCTTACTTCTAGCTGGGGTGATTCGCAAAAATGCCGCTGTCAATTTAATTTTTGATATGCACTCCGAGTATGGCTGGGAAGCGGTAGCCGAAGGTAAAGAAGTTAACACCGTTAAAGGCTTAAAGCAGTTATTTCCTGGTAAAGTCGAAGTTTACACCCTAGACCCAGAATCGACAAAGCGTCGGGGTGTGCGTGATGCTCAAGAACTTTATCTGAGCTACGAGCAAATTGAAGTTGAAGATATTAAGTTATGTAGCCGAGATTTAGGACTGTCGGAAGCAGCTTTAGACAATGCCAATATTTTATATAGCGAGTATGGCAAATCTTGGATTGTCCAGTTGCTGAATATGACTAACGAAGAAATTGAGATGTTTTGCGATGAGAAGCGGGGACACAAAGGCTCAATTATGGCATTGCAGCGGAAAATTTTCCGCTTAGACAGTTTGAAGTATATGCGTGCGGCTTGCCCTCAAAATTACATCACTAAAGTTTTGCAATCCCTGGAAGCTGGGAAAAATGTTGTGATTGAGTTTGGTTCCCAGTCGAATCTACTCTCGTATATGTTAGTAACTAACATGATCACCAGACGGATTCACGAGCATTATGTCAAGAAAGCCGATAAGTTCTTACAAAGCAAAAATCCGCTGGATCGCCCAACGCCACTGATGATTACAATTGAAGAAGCGCACCGTTTCCTTGACCCAGCAGTGGTACAAAGTACAATCTTTGGGACGATCGCCAGGGAACTGCGGAAATATTTCGTAACACTTTTAGTGGTTGATCAACGCCCGTCTGGGATAGATAATGAAATTATGTCCCAAATTGGGACTCGCATCACCGCCTTGCTCAATGATGACAAAGACATTGACGCGATCTTCACAGGTGTGTCTGGCGCTGGCAGCTTGCGCTCAGTGCTGGCAAAGTTAGACTCTAAGCAACAAGCCTTGATTTTGGGTCACGCCGTTCCCATGCCAGTGGTGGTGCGAACCCGGCCTTATGACGCCAAATTCTACGCCGAAATCGGCGACCAAATTTGGGAAGAAAAGTCCGATGCGGAAGTTTTCGCCGCTGCTGAACTAGCCAAAGCCGACCTTGGTTTCTAG